Proteins from a genomic interval of Peromyscus leucopus breed LL Stock chromosome 12, UCI_PerLeu_2.1, whole genome shotgun sequence:
- the LOC114688943 gene encoding LOW QUALITY PROTEIN: nascent polypeptide-associated complex subunit alpha-like (The sequence of the model RefSeq protein was modified relative to this genomic sequence to represent the inferred CDS: deleted 1 base in 1 codon) produces MPGEATETVPATEQELPQPQAETGSGTESDSDESVPELEEQDSTQTTTQQAQLAAAAEIDEEPVSKAKQSRSEKKARKAMSKLGLRQVTGVTRVTIRKSKNILFVITKPDVYKSPASDTYIVFGEAKIEDLSQQAQLAAAEKFKVQGEAVSDIQENTQTPTVQQESEEEEVDETGVEVKDIELVMSQANVSRAKAVRALKNNSNDIVNAIMELTM; encoded by the exons ATGCCTGGTGAAGCCACAGAGACCGTCCCTGCTACAGAGCAGGAGTTGCCACAGCCTCAGGCTGAGACAGGGTCAGGAACAGAATCCGACAGTGATGAATCAGTA CCAGAGCTCGAGGAACAAGACTCCACACAGACAACCACACAACAAGCCCAGCTGGCTGCAGCAGCTGAAATCGATGAAGAACCTGTCAGTAAAGCAAAACAGAGTCGGAGCGAGAAGAAGGCGAGGAAGGCTATGTCCAAACTGGGTCTTCGACAGGTTACAGGGGTTACTAGAGTCACTATCCGGAAATCTAAAAATATCCTCTTTGTTATCACAAAACCAGATGTCTACAAGAGCCCAGCTTCAGACACCTACATAGTTTTTGGAGAAGCCAAGATTGAAGATTTGTCTCAGCAAGCACAGTTAGCAGCTGCTGAGAAGTTCAAGGTTCAAGGTGAAGCTGTTTCAGATATTCAGGAAAATACTCAGACTCCGACTGTACAacaggagagtgaggaggaagaggtTGATGAGACAGGTGTGGAGGTTAAGGACATAGAATTGGTCATGTCACAAGCAAATGTGTCACGAGCAAAGGCAGTCCGAGCCCTGAAAAACAACAGTAATGATATTGTAAATGCTATTATGGAATTAACAATGTAA